The Lactuca sativa cultivar Salinas chromosome 2, Lsat_Salinas_v11, whole genome shotgun sequence genome includes a window with the following:
- the LOC111915023 gene encoding uncharacterized protein LOC111915023 encodes MGSAGMKRSARVSGDTILRSGRRLVSKRIRLTSMAIVDTQENKVELIDHEKHEREIKLGESKKHINGTYQVKGTDHEEPREIKENGHRTDEQDDEIKLGESKKTSLVDDNLDGGDKVSRTKQFGAVYTRKRKRTIPGDSSLKNNSLEEKCGSDKMFKNKYFKKRVRTNLVSGIFNSNLGFNGKDVLSKGPVIFFGTCSDRSNGFSCSVSSVLRYMRKVKVFSWRQFSSFLLSELTLSIYSSIGIRSSQDTTCRMGHGFLKVFGSVLSIPLFTVDFISLPFCFLYMHSSLLLKFAFLSYALISHPVVENAMDDDIKVPSVVTELHHFSKYMLVTKPRSSRKRVPRVSLFKKWQTHVDNNIVPVPGVREVAGYEQEEYVPFRLPDIYISSKSDEVSRTLQKSYPIYDMESADEEWLKKFNKEQFGANDCVLEDTFEKVIDAFERGSYCSSIDYSNATSAINRCVGLASKDVLEALYRYWMTKRKKKRSPLVRVFQCYPRKRVRKHATNIVLRKKRSLRRRKSQLHAGKHVGFLKAMLMMNEQKTLEEAANAYMKVHETQEDVRRSEMAAIVKRQEAQALMETADLATYRATMALRIAEARAATTGFSL; translated from the exons ATGGGATCAGCTGGGATGAAGAGGAGTGCTAGGGTTTCCGGCGATACGATTTTAAGGTCAGGGAGACGATTAGTTTCTAAGCGCATAAGGTTAACGTCCATGGCTATTGTAGATACCCAAGAAAACAAGGTTGAGCTTATCGATCatgaaaaacatgaaagagaAATCAAGTTGGGTGAATCCAAGAAACACATAAATGGTACTTATCAGGTTAAGGGAACTGATCACGAAGAACCAAGAGAAATCAAAGAGAATGGACATAGAACCGATGAACAAGACGATGAGATCAAATTGGGGGAATCAAAGAAAACGAGTTTGGTTGATGATAATCTTGATGGGGGTGATAAAGTGAGTCGCACTAAGCAATTTGGAGCTGTTTATACCAGGAAACGAAAGAGGACAATACCCGGTGACTCAAGTTTAAAAAACAATAGTTTGGAGGAAAAGTGTGGTTCGGATAAGATGTTTAAAAATAAGTACTTTAAAAAGAGGGTTAGAACTAATTTAGTATCTGGGATTTTCAATTCAAATTTAGGTTTTAATGGGAAAGATGTTTTATCCAAAGGGCCTGTTATTTTCTTTGGCACTTGTAGTGACAGAAGTAATGGGTTTTCTTGTTCTGTTAGTTCAGTTTTAAGATACATGAGGAAGGTCAAAGTGTTCTCATGGAGACAGTTTTCTTCTTTCTTGTTATCAGAGCTCACCCTTAGTATTTACTCATCCATTGGCATTCGGTCTTCTCAG GACACTACCTGCAGAATGGGCCATGGATTCTTAAAAGTGTTTGGCTCAGTTCTTTCTATACCACTCTTTACTGTCGACTTCATTTCACTTCCATTCTGCTTCTTGTATATGCATTCAAGCTTACTTTTGAAATTTGCATTCCTATCCTATGCATTGATCTCACATCCAGTTGTTGAAAATGCTATGGATGATGATATCAAAGTGCCATCTGTTGTCACTGAACTCCACCATTTTAGTAAATATATGTTAGTCACAAAGCCTAGATCTTCCAGaaaaagggtaccaagggtatcACTTTTTAAAAAATGGCAAACCCATGTAGATAATAATATAGTGCCAGTGCCTGGTGTTAGGGAAGTAGCAGGATATGAACAGGAGGAATATGTACCCTTTAGGCTACCGGATATTTATATTAGTTCAAAAAGTGATGAAGTTTCTAGAACTTTGCAAAAGAGTTATCCGATTTATGATATGGAGTCTGCTGATGAGGAGTGGttaaagaagtttaataaagAGCAGTTTGGGGCTAATGATTGTGTTTTGGAAGATACTTTTGAGAAAGTAATTGATGCTTTTGAGAGAGGAAGTTATTGTAGTTCAATTGATTATTCTAATGCCACATCAGCGATTAATCGGTGTGTAGGGTTGGCATCAAAGGATGTTTTAGAGGCTTTGTATAGGTATTGGATGACTAAGCGGAAGAAGAAACGTTCGCCTCTAGTTAGAGTTTTTCAG TGTTACCCGCGTAAAAGAGTTAGAAAACATGCTACAAATATTGTTCTTCGCAAAAAACGGTCACTTAGAAGACGGAAGAGCCAACTTCATGCAGGAAAACATGTTGGTTTCTTGAAAG CGATGCTGATGATGAATGAACAAAAAACACTGGAAGAGGCTGCAAACGCGTATATGAAAGTGCATGAAACGCAAGAAGATGTAAGGAGGTCAGAAATGGCAGCCATTGTTAAACGACAAGAAGCTCAAGCTCTTATGGAGACTGCTGACTTGGCAACTTACAGAGCGACCATGGCACTTAGAATTGCAGAAGCTCGAGCAGCAACCACTGGGTTTTCTTTGTGA